In Deinococcus proteolyticus MRP, a single genomic region encodes these proteins:
- the prfA gene encoding peptide chain release factor 1 — protein sequence MLSPRLSELVSEFGMVERALGDPAVLAEGGREYTRLTRRHRELSPLVTLYREYETLGQEQQDSRELLADPELREMAQAELERISARLAEVESELEVLLLPTDPLDPNDAVLEIRSGAGGAEAALFAADLLRMYSRYAESAGLRLEVLDSNESDLGGFAKVVAEVTGEFAYRTLKWESGVHRVQRVPATESQGRIHTSTVTVAVLPQVEQSEVQLDLSEVRIDVFRSQGAGGQSVNTTDSAVRATYRAGTPDEIMVVCQDGRSQIKNREKALMILASRLAEREREKQQASEREARSSQIGSGDRSEKVRTYNYPQNRVTDHRLEGETKNFPLETVIGGRLEELVGALARQQREQQLLDMAEGTGADAGADRSAQRASA from the coding sequence ATGCTAAGCCCGCGCCTCTCCGAACTGGTGTCCGAATTCGGCATGGTCGAGCGCGCCCTGGGCGACCCTGCCGTGCTGGCTGAAGGTGGCCGCGAATACACCCGGCTGACCCGCCGCCACCGCGAACTGTCGCCGCTGGTCACGCTGTACCGTGAATATGAGACGCTGGGCCAGGAGCAGCAGGACAGCCGCGAACTGTTGGCCGATCCCGAGCTGCGCGAAATGGCCCAGGCCGAGCTGGAGCGCATCAGCGCGCGGCTGGCTGAAGTGGAAAGCGAGCTGGAGGTGCTGCTTTTGCCCACCGACCCACTGGACCCGAACGACGCGGTGCTGGAAATCCGCTCCGGGGCAGGCGGGGCCGAGGCTGCCCTGTTCGCCGCCGACCTGCTGCGGATGTACAGCCGCTACGCCGAAAGCGCTGGTCTGCGCCTGGAAGTGCTGGACAGCAACGAGAGCGACCTGGGCGGCTTTGCCAAGGTGGTGGCGGAGGTCACGGGCGAATTCGCCTACCGCACCCTGAAGTGGGAAAGCGGTGTCCACCGTGTGCAGCGCGTGCCGGCCACCGAGTCGCAGGGCCGCATCCACACCAGCACGGTGACAGTGGCGGTGCTGCCGCAGGTAGAGCAGAGCGAGGTGCAGCTGGACCTGAGCGAAGTGCGCATTGACGTGTTCCGCTCACAGGGCGCGGGCGGCCAGAGCGTGAACACCACCGACTCGGCGGTGCGCGCCACCTACCGCGCCGGCACCCCCGACGAAATCATGGTGGTCTGCCAAGATGGCCGCAGCCAGATCAAGAACCGCGAAAAGGCGCTGATGATTCTGGCCTCCCGCCTGGCCGAGCGCGAGCGTGAAAAGCAGCAGGCCAGCGAACGCGAAGCCCGCTCCAGCCAGATTGGCAGCGGCGACCGCTCAGAAAAGGTCCGCACCTACAACTATCCCCAAAACCGCGTGACCGACCACCGGCTGGAAGGCGAAACCAAGAATTTCCCGCTGGAAACAGTTATCGGCGGAAGGTTGGAAGAACTGGTGGGTGCCCTGGCCCGTCAGCAGCGCGAACAGCAACTGCTGGACATGGCCGAGGGGACAGGCGCAGACGCCGGGGCAGACAGGAGCGCCCAGCGTGCCTCGGCGTGA
- a CDS encoding NUDIX hydrolase, with the protein MPRRDLLVAAGILRDRFGRVLLVGNDWQGQGRVRYTLPGGVVEPGETLLEALYREIWEETGLKLTGIAHMVYTVHIEDERRGERAIAVAFEATWEGLLNPSDPDGFITEARFCTPEDAGERLDSPPMREPLLDYLRTGEPGRFYAFKGWDGRGGLRIPALKG; encoded by the coding sequence GTGCCTCGGCGTGACCTGCTGGTGGCCGCCGGAATCCTGCGCGACCGCTTCGGCCGGGTGCTGCTGGTAGGCAACGACTGGCAGGGCCAGGGCCGCGTGCGCTACACGCTGCCCGGCGGCGTGGTGGAACCGGGCGAAACGCTGCTGGAAGCCCTCTACCGCGAAATCTGGGAGGAGACGGGCCTCAAGCTGACCGGCATCGCGCACATGGTCTACACCGTGCACATCGAGGACGAGCGGCGCGGCGAGCGGGCGATTGCGGTGGCGTTCGAGGCCACCTGGGAGGGCCTGCTGAACCCGAGCGACCCCGACGGCTTTATCACCGAGGCCCGCTTCTGCACCCCCGAGGATGCGGGCGAGCGCCTCGACTCACCGCCGATGCGGGAGCCACTGCTGGACTACCTACGCACCGGGGAACCGGGCCGCTTCTACGCCTTCAAGGGCTGGGACGGGCGCGGCGGCCTGCGGATTCCGGCGCTGAAAGGTTGA
- a CDS encoding RluA family pseudouridine synthase has product MTEPQQTQTYTATAGRLDAVAAELTGESRSQVALWIAAGRVEVEGKAATKASHKLRGGEALHISPPPPADLSVQPEQVPLDVLYEDDALIAVNKPPGMVTHPAPGVVSGTLVNALLGRLELPQQSDHDSPAGYRPGIVHRLDKDTSGVIVVAKTVQAHAALSASFKARETQKVYLAIAAGEWKAQTPAKVDAPIGRHPVQRQKMTVGGANPRDAQTRFVPLSHHPDGHGRTLALVRCEPRTGRTHQIRVHLAHLGSPIVGDAVYGRESQAMPRQALHAWQLTLPHPVTQEPLHLTAPPPDDLLDAWVALGGHLPTELLR; this is encoded by the coding sequence GTGACTGAGCCGCAGCAAACCCAGACCTACACCGCTACCGCAGGCCGCCTGGACGCCGTCGCCGCCGAGCTGACCGGCGAGAGCCGCTCACAGGTGGCGCTGTGGATTGCCGCGGGCAGAGTGGAAGTGGAGGGCAAAGCCGCCACCAAAGCCAGCCACAAGCTGCGCGGCGGGGAAGCGCTGCACATCTCTCCCCCGCCGCCCGCCGACCTTAGCGTGCAGCCCGAGCAGGTGCCGCTGGACGTGCTGTACGAGGACGACGCCCTGATTGCCGTGAATAAGCCCCCAGGCATGGTCACCCACCCCGCGCCAGGCGTGGTCAGCGGCACGCTGGTCAATGCGCTGCTGGGCCGCCTAGAACTCCCGCAGCAGTCCGACCATGACAGCCCTGCAGGCTACCGCCCTGGCATCGTGCACCGGCTCGACAAGGACACCAGCGGCGTGATTGTGGTGGCGAAAACGGTGCAGGCCCACGCGGCCCTCAGCGCCAGTTTCAAAGCCCGCGAAACGCAAAAGGTGTACCTGGCGATTGCGGCAGGCGAGTGGAAAGCCCAGACGCCAGCCAAGGTGGATGCCCCGATAGGTCGCCATCCCGTACAGCGCCAAAAGATGACTGTGGGCGGCGCGAACCCCCGCGACGCGCAGACCCGCTTCGTACCACTCAGCCACCACCCGGACGGGCACGGGCGCACGCTGGCACTGGTCCGCTGCGAGCCGCGTACAGGGCGCACCCACCAGATTCGAGTACACCTGGCGCACTTAGGCAGTCCTATCGTGGGCGATGCGGTCTATGGCCGCGAGAGTCAGGCCATGCCGCGTCAGGCCCTGCACGCCTGGCAACTGACCCTTCCCCATCCGGTGACCCAAGAGCCGCTGCACCTGACCGCTCCCCCGCCCGATGACCTGCTGGATGCCTGGGTGGCACTGGGCGGGCACTTACCCACCGAATTGCTCCGCTGA
- a CDS encoding DUF99 family protein translates to MAPLIRLHHAIGFDDAPFDRSHRGNVRVIGASHSGRTLHGVVSGQVRRDGQNSTCELTRLVAGYGGDHLGLILLQGIALAGFNVVDLHTLHRETGLPVLVVARRPPDLTRIRAALLEQVPGGERKWRLIQRAGEMEPCGGVWVQRVGLSLNDSQAALTALTVTGRVPEPLRAAHLIAGGVAQGRSTRQRV, encoded by the coding sequence ATTGCTCCGCTGATACGCCTGCACCATGCCATCGGCTTTGACGACGCGCCATTTGACCGCAGCCACAGGGGAAATGTGCGGGTCATAGGGGCCAGCCACAGCGGGCGCACCCTGCACGGGGTGGTCAGCGGGCAGGTGCGGCGTGATGGGCAGAACAGCACCTGCGAACTGACCCGCCTGGTGGCAGGCTACGGTGGGGACCACCTGGGCCTGATTCTGCTGCAAGGCATCGCGCTGGCGGGGTTCAACGTGGTGGATCTTCACACGCTACATAGGGAGACAGGCCTCCCCGTGCTGGTGGTGGCCCGCCGCCCACCTGACCTGACCCGCATCCGCGCCGCGCTGCTGGAGCAGGTACCCGGCGGTGAGCGCAAGTGGCGGCTAATCCAGCGAGCAGGGGAAATGGAACCCTGCGGTGGCGTGTGGGTGCAGCGCGTGGGCCTCAGCCTGAACGACTCACAGGCGGCCCTCACGGCGCTGACCGTCACAGGCCGCGTCCCCGAACCGCTGCGGGCCGCTCACCTGATTGCGGGCGGTGTGGCGCAGGGGCGCAGCACTCGGCAGCGGGTCTGA
- the infC gene encoding translation initiation factor IF-3 produces the protein MIAIAKDHKVNEQIRVRQIRLIGADGEQVGIIDTRDALRMAREKNLDLVMVSPQAVPPVCKLLDYGRFRYEQQQNEKENRKRARSQEVKSIKYRVKIDDNDFKTKTNHVRRFLEAGHKVKVTIMFRGRERTHPELGERILVRVAETLQDIGAPESKPSMMGMDMNMVMAPKPGAVKKNVKAEDIEAIEAEEAAADAAEAQATPEAETEAASANA, from the coding sequence GTGATAGCTATAGCGAAAGATCATAAGGTCAACGAGCAGATTAGGGTCCGTCAGATTCGCCTGATTGGGGCGGATGGAGAGCAGGTCGGAATCATTGATACCAGGGACGCCCTGCGCATGGCGCGGGAAAAGAATCTGGATCTGGTGATGGTCAGCCCGCAGGCTGTGCCGCCGGTCTGCAAACTGCTCGACTATGGCCGCTTCCGCTACGAGCAGCAGCAGAACGAAAAGGAAAACCGCAAGCGGGCCCGCTCGCAGGAAGTCAAGTCGATCAAGTACCGCGTCAAGATCGACGACAACGACTTCAAGACCAAGACCAATCACGTGCGCCGCTTCCTGGAAGCCGGCCACAAGGTCAAGGTCACCATCATGTTCCGCGGCCGTGAACGCACCCACCCTGAGCTGGGTGAGCGCATCCTGGTGCGCGTGGCCGAGACGCTGCAGGATATTGGCGCGCCCGAGAGCAAGCCCAGCATGATGGGCATGGATATGAACATGGTGATGGCTCCCAAGCCCGGCGCAGTCAAGAAGAACGTGAAGGCCGAGGACATCGAAGCCATCGAGGCTGAAGAAGCCGCTGCAGACGCTGCCGAGGCCCAGGCTACTCCTGAAGCCGAAACCGAAGCGGCCAGCGCCAACGCCTAA
- a CDS encoding YbaB/EbfC family nucleoid-associated protein produces MDMKRLMKQMQQAQSAANRIQEDLAAKTVEGTASGLVRVTMNGHGKVQSLKIDPQAVDGDDVEALEDLILAAIQDAAGQVDDLQQEATRGLSIPGF; encoded by the coding sequence ATGGACATGAAACGTCTGATGAAGCAAATGCAGCAAGCCCAGAGCGCCGCCAACCGCATCCAGGAGGACCTGGCCGCCAAGACGGTGGAAGGCACCGCCAGCGGCCTGGTCCGCGTGACCATGAACGGCCACGGCAAAGTGCAGAGCCTCAAGATCGACCCGCAGGCCGTGGACGGCGACGACGTGGAAGCGCTGGAAGACCTGATTCTGGCCGCCATTCAAGACGCCGCCGGTCAGGTGGACGACCTGCAACAGGAAGCCACCCGCGGCCTGTCCATTCCCGGTTTCTGA
- the recR gene encoding recombination mediator RecR → MKYPPSLVALIRELSRLPGIGPKSAQRLAFHLFEQPAEDIERLSAALLAAKSELHTCPVCFNITDAELCDVCSDPSRDQNLICVVEEPGDVIALERSGEYQGLYHVLHGVLSPMNGVGPEQLHIKELLPRAREGLEVILATGTTVEGDATALYLQRLLEPLGAEVSRIAYGLQVGSALEYADEVTLGRALLGRQKIRG, encoded by the coding sequence GTGAAATATCCCCCCAGTCTGGTCGCCCTGATTCGTGAACTGTCACGCCTGCCCGGCATCGGGCCCAAGAGTGCGCAGCGGCTGGCCTTCCACCTGTTCGAGCAACCAGCAGAAGATATCGAGCGGCTCTCGGCGGCGCTGCTGGCCGCCAAGTCGGAGCTGCACACCTGTCCGGTGTGCTTCAACATCACCGACGCGGAACTGTGTGACGTGTGCAGCGACCCCAGCCGGGACCAGAACCTCATTTGCGTGGTCGAGGAACCCGGCGACGTGATTGCGCTGGAACGCAGCGGCGAGTATCAGGGGCTGTACCACGTGCTGCACGGCGTCCTGAGCCCGATGAACGGCGTGGGCCCCGAACAGCTGCACATCAAGGAGCTGCTGCCGCGTGCCCGCGAGGGGCTGGAAGTGATTTTGGCCACCGGCACCACGGTAGAAGGAGACGCCACCGCCCTGTACCTGCAGCGCTTGCTGGAGCCGCTGGGCGCAGAAGTCAGCCGCATCGCCTACGGGTTGCAGGTAGGCTCGGCGCTTGAATATGCCGACGAGGTCACTCTGGGCCGCGCCCTGCTGGGACGGCAGAAAATTCGCGGCTGA
- a CDS encoding AlbA family DNA-binding domain-containing protein, with the protein MTDAASPPSALSPLGAAPPPGPECIHLGASVLPEELARYAVGLANARGGTILVGVGSEGEEGVQDLHPLMLTHAIFELSGGRLSVNVQSHRQPGGREVLSVFVPRAPYVLSDPSGAVLAWDGQHLVPVSQAEAEPVADADYTATIPPDASLADLDPAEVGRLRLFAERSGGQRAAPIAGLPDIDFLRELGLIAPSGGALRPNLAGILLAGTPAAIRAHIPQAEVCFYHHQTLDVEFHFREDLLRPIPATLSRLAELIQARNRFTPVQVGLFRIEVWEQDETVYREALLNALTHRDYQSRDAVHVHLYPNRLDILNPGGLPGGITPGNILRHQPKRRNPLLAEVLARLGLIEQAGVGVDKMFGLMLRHGKEPPEFTTYPDAVELSLHSMGFDAEFVRFVARKQEELQTLSLDMLIVLSVLAREGEATRAELARALQLAEDRTPRLLRQMEDIGLIERAGVGRGIAYLLGEEAREALQRANLRQAMQAPAPVPVAAPAVPSGPNLWSGGWGKSLPATAVQLRPASQLPVGEIPTAAEQEEQAPRQATMPPAPRSDLTQPPAALTSRDAAHLHGPSRAEIRAIALALAREKGAVCNADLRGACGLTQPQAWRVLRGLVQSGHLERTGGGRSAAYQLPGRGQS; encoded by the coding sequence GTGACGGACGCCGCTTCTCCCCCCTCTGCCCTTTCCCCGCTGGGTGCCGCGCCCCCACCGGGTCCCGAATGCATTCACCTGGGCGCCTCGGTGCTCCCCGAGGAACTGGCCCGCTACGCCGTGGGCCTGGCGAATGCGCGGGGCGGCACCATTCTGGTAGGTGTGGGCAGCGAGGGCGAAGAAGGAGTGCAGGACCTGCACCCGCTGATGCTCACGCACGCCATCTTCGAGCTGTCGGGCGGGCGGCTGAGCGTGAATGTGCAGAGCCACCGCCAGCCCGGTGGCCGCGAAGTGCTCTCGGTGTTCGTGCCGCGTGCGCCCTATGTGCTGTCGGACCCCAGCGGCGCGGTGCTGGCCTGGGACGGTCAGCATCTGGTGCCGGTGTCGCAGGCCGAAGCCGAGCCTGTGGCCGACGCCGACTACACCGCCACCATCCCGCCCGATGCCTCGCTAGCGGACCTGGACCCTGCCGAGGTGGGCCGCCTGCGCCTGTTTGCCGAGCGCAGTGGGGGCCAGCGGGCCGCCCCCATTGCGGGCCTGCCCGATATTGATTTCCTGCGGGAGCTGGGCCTCATCGCGCCGAGTGGCGGGGCGCTGCGGCCCAATCTGGCGGGCATCCTGCTGGCAGGCACACCTGCCGCCATTCGGGCGCACATTCCGCAGGCCGAAGTGTGCTTTTACCATCACCAGACGCTGGATGTGGAGTTCCATTTCCGCGAAGACCTGCTGCGGCCTATCCCCGCGACCCTGAGCCGCCTGGCAGAGCTGATTCAGGCCCGCAACCGCTTTACGCCGGTGCAGGTGGGGCTGTTCCGCATTGAGGTCTGGGAGCAGGACGAAACCGTGTACCGCGAGGCGCTGCTCAACGCGCTCACCCACCGCGATTACCAGTCGCGGGACGCGGTGCATGTGCATCTGTACCCCAATCGCCTCGACATTCTCAATCCTGGGGGCCTGCCTGGGGGCATCACGCCGGGCAACATCCTGCGGCACCAGCCCAAGCGCCGCAATCCGCTGCTGGCCGAAGTGCTGGCCCGTCTGGGCCTGATTGAGCAAGCGGGCGTGGGTGTGGACAAGATGTTTGGCCTGATGCTGCGGCACGGCAAGGAGCCACCGGAGTTCACCACCTATCCCGACGCCGTCGAACTCAGCCTGCACTCGATGGGGTTCGACGCCGAGTTCGTGCGGTTCGTGGCCCGCAAGCAGGAAGAACTGCAAACCCTGTCGCTCGACATGCTGATTGTGCTGAGCGTGCTGGCCCGCGAGGGCGAGGCCACCCGCGCCGAGCTGGCCCGCGCCCTGCAACTGGCCGAGGACCGCACCCCACGGCTGCTGCGCCAGATGGAAGACATCGGGCTGATTGAGCGGGCGGGCGTGGGGCGCGGCATCGCCTACCTGCTGGGCGAGGAAGCGCGGGAAGCCTTGCAGCGGGCCAATCTGCGGCAGGCCATGCAGGCGCCGGCGCCTGTCCCGGTGGCTGCCCCTGCCGTGCCCAGCGGCCCCAACCTGTGGTCCGGCGGCTGGGGCAAGTCACTACCGGCCACCGCAGTGCAGCTGCGGCCGGCCAGCCAGCTGCCAGTGGGCGAGATTCCAACTGCTGCGGAGCAGGAGGAACAAGCACCGCGTCAGGCCACCATGCCCCCTGCTCCCCGCTCTGACCTGACGCAGCCTCCCGCAGCCCTTACGAGCAGGGACGCCGCGCACCTGCATGGCCCCAGCCGCGCCGAGATCCGCGCTATCGCACTGGCCCTGGCCCGCGAAAAGGGTGCCGTCTGCAACGCCGACCTGCGGGGAGCCTGTGGCCTGACGCAGCCGCAGGCGTGGCGGGTGCTGCGCGGCCTGGTGCAGAGCGGCCACCTGGAACGCACGGGCGGGGGCCGCAGCGCCGCCTACCAGCTGCCGGGACGTGGGCAGAGCTGA
- the hpt gene encoding hypoxanthine phosphoribosyltransferase, whose amino-acid sequence MSHQPGQGPVQITTEEIQARIQELARKIEADHAGRVPHLICVLNGAFPFFADLVRAIQMPVTVDFLQASSYGDAQESTGEVKLVKDLQFPIKDRDVIVVEDIVDTGLTLKYLMQYLEGRHPSSLRIASLLSKPSRRKAEITIDYLGFTIPNAYVYGFGLDRAQLDRNLPFITSEEPGSDE is encoded by the coding sequence ATGAGTCATCAGCCGGGGCAAGGTCCCGTTCAAATCACCACCGAAGAAATTCAGGCCCGCATTCAGGAACTGGCCCGCAAAATCGAGGCCGATCACGCGGGCCGCGTGCCTCACCTGATTTGCGTTCTTAACGGTGCGTTTCCCTTTTTCGCCGACCTGGTCCGCGCCATTCAGATGCCGGTCACGGTAGATTTCCTGCAGGCCAGCTCGTACGGCGACGCCCAGGAATCCACCGGCGAGGTCAAGCTGGTCAAAGACCTGCAGTTCCCTATCAAGGACCGCGACGTGATTGTGGTGGAAGACATCGTGGACACGGGCCTGACCCTCAAGTACCTGATGCAGTACCTCGAAGGCCGCCATCCCTCTTCTCTGCGCATCGCCTCGCTACTGTCCAAACCCTCGCGCCGCAAGGCCGAAATCACCATCGATTATCTGGGATTCACCATTCCCAACGCCTACGTATACGGCTTCGGGCTGGACCGCGCCCAACTGGACCGCAACCTGCCCTTCATCACCTCGGAAGAACCGGGCAGCGACGAGTAA
- a CDS encoding histidine phosphatase family protein, producing MENKLDGRAPRAPFGFQLPGGAAAEFWVVRHGESSWNASGRYQGQTDVPLSPLGEQQVAALAQRLAGRQFAAVYSSDLERARVTAQELAAALDGAPPVQLEPGLREIQVGELAGLTSAEIARQFPEYLADLRRDPWSTCRPGGESMRDLFVRSRRVFDALRERHPGGRILVVTHGGLVRVAVGLALGEEAGRQVWSRLSVANASLTRVILADGHGTLLGFNDDAHLEGLLETRDSRGPAGPVT from the coding sequence TTGGAGAATAAGTTGGACGGCAGGGCGCCGCGGGCTCCTTTTGGCTTTCAGCTGCCCGGCGGTGCCGCCGCCGAATTCTGGGTGGTGCGGCACGGCGAGAGCAGCTGGAACGCCTCGGGCCGCTATCAGGGCCAGACCGATGTGCCCCTCAGCCCGCTGGGCGAGCAGCAGGTGGCGGCGCTGGCCCAGCGGCTGGCGGGCCGGCAGTTTGCGGCCGTGTATTCCAGCGACCTGGAGCGGGCCCGCGTCACGGCCCAGGAGCTGGCCGCCGCGCTGGACGGAGCGCCACCCGTGCAGCTGGAACCGGGCCTGCGCGAGATTCAGGTGGGTGAACTGGCGGGCCTGACTTCTGCGGAAATCGCCCGGCAGTTTCCCGAGTACCTGGCCGACCTGCGCCGCGACCCCTGGTCCACCTGCCGGCCCGGCGGCGAAAGCATGCGCGACCTGTTCGTGCGCAGCCGCAGGGTGTTCGATGCCCTGCGTGAGCGGCATCCTGGCGGGCGCATTCTGGTCGTGACCCACGGTGGCCTGGTGCGGGTGGCCGTGGGGCTGGCGCTGGGAGAGGAGGCCGGGCGTCAGGTCTGGTCGCGGCTGTCGGTGGCCAACGCTTCTCTTACCCGCGTCATCCTGGCCGACGGACACGGCACGCTCCTGGGCTTCAACGACGACGCCCACCTTGAGGGTCTGCTGGAAACGCGTGACAGCCGTGGGCCGGCCGGTCCGGTCACCTGA
- the purM gene encoding phosphoribosylformylglycinamidine cyclo-ligase: MDARNEQSAYARAGVDIDAGHRAVELMKDAVARTHTPAVLGGIGGFGGLFSLSGLKGMEDPVLVASTDGVGTKTKVAVRTGRFGGLGQDIVNHCVNDILVQGARPLIFLDYVAMGRLSPERVAEVVTGAATACEALGVALLGGETAEMPGVYVEGELDIVGTIVGAVDRPNLIDGRRIEAGDSVIALPSSGLHTNGYSLARMALDDLNWTEARADLNGERLEDLLTVPHRAYLKAFDALEAAGVDVRGMGHITGGGLVDNPPRVFPQGIGMQVDLSSWTVPPVFELIVQRAGVERREAFRALNMGVGFLFIVPAAQREEALAALRGAGEQPWVIGEMVKGQGVTLGE, from the coding sequence ATGGATGCCAGAAACGAGCAGAGCGCTTACGCCCGCGCCGGCGTGGATATCGACGCCGGCCACCGCGCCGTGGAACTGATGAAAGATGCGGTGGCCCGCACCCACACACCCGCCGTACTGGGCGGCATCGGCGGCTTCGGGGGGCTGTTCAGCCTGAGTGGGCTGAAGGGCATGGAAGACCCGGTGCTGGTGGCCAGTACCGACGGGGTAGGCACCAAAACCAAGGTGGCGGTGCGGACCGGGCGCTTCGGCGGACTGGGCCAGGACATCGTGAACCACTGCGTGAACGACATTCTGGTGCAGGGCGCCCGCCCACTGATTTTTCTGGATTATGTGGCAATGGGCCGGCTCTCGCCCGAGCGGGTGGCCGAGGTCGTGACCGGCGCGGCGACCGCCTGCGAGGCGCTGGGTGTGGCGCTGCTGGGCGGCGAAACGGCCGAAATGCCCGGCGTATATGTGGAAGGCGAACTCGACATCGTGGGCACGATTGTGGGCGCGGTGGACCGACCCAACCTGATTGACGGGCGGCGAATCGAGGCCGGGGACAGCGTGATTGCCCTGCCGAGCAGCGGCCTGCACACCAACGGCTACTCGCTGGCCCGCATGGCGCTGGACGACCTCAATTGGACCGAAGCCCGCGCCGACCTGAACGGCGAGCGGCTGGAAGACCTGCTCACCGTGCCGCACCGCGCTTATCTGAAGGCGTTTGATGCGTTGGAAGCGGCTGGGGTGGACGTGCGCGGCATGGGCCACATCACGGGCGGCGGTCTGGTGGACAATCCGCCCCGCGTGTTCCCGCAGGGCATCGGTATGCAGGTGGACCTGAGCAGCTGGACGGTGCCGCCGGTGTTTGAACTGATTGTGCAGCGGGCCGGAGTGGAGCGCCGCGAGGCGTTCCGTGCCCTGAACATGGGCGTGGGCTTCCTGTTTATCGTGCCGGCGGCGCAGCGGGAAGAGGCCCTGGCTGCCCTGCGTGGGGCCGGCGAGCAGCCCTGGGTCATCGGGGAAATGGTGAAGGGACAGGGCGTGACCCTTGGAGAATAA